From uncultured Pseudodesulfovibrio sp.:
TAAAATACACGGTGTCCAACCCTTGGTGACCATTCCGGCTAAAATCGGCTTTGACACCAATACCAAGATCAAAATCTTTTATGGAAGCTAACACTTCTGGAATCCGTGTTTTCAGAGGATTATCCGCCATGCGCGTAACCATCTCACCCAACACAATGCCATTGAGAAATCCCTCAAAACTTACATAACTGAACTTTCTTGGCGTATAGTCATCATTTTGAGCCACAGGCTCATACTGATAATCTTCCATAATCTTACGATACAGCCGCACACCCGGCAGACTCTCATCCGTATAACTTGGTACCACCTGAGAATTAATCAAGTTATTTGTGTAATCCCTGTGCACACGATTCCCTTCTGTCACCAACATTTCAAGCATCTTGTCACTGTCAGCAAAAGACAACCCTGCGATAGGAGCCTGATACCCTGCGTTTCGTGCATCACGAATAAAGGCCGCCTGAGAAGCGTAAGTACCCACAACAATTATAGCTTCAGGGTCGGATTCCATCAGTAAGGCAACCTCGGAAGAAAAATCCTGCGAAAAGGAAGCGCCGCGCCGATAAGCAGCTTCGCCGGAGACAAGCAGACCGTGCCGCTCTAGAGCTCTGTGCACACCATCCCAACCTGTTCGCCCGTAGGCGTCGCTCTGATAAAACACCCCTATACGCTTCCGTCCGATCGCAACGAGTCTGTCGACCAATCCACGAGTTTCATCAAAATAAGAAGCCCGGAGATTATACACATACTTGCCAAACGGTTCTGCTCGCAATGGCTGTGCACCGGTAAAGGGGAAAAGTAAAAAAATATTTCTGTCTTCAAACTTTTGAAGCAATGGAAGAATATGTGTTGTGGTCGGTGTTCCTACATAAGAAAAAAGCGCGAACACATCATCCTGGTCGATAAAACGAATAGTGTTCTGAAAACAAGGAGCAGGGTTATACCCATCGTTGGCAGGAATAACTTTGATGGTCCAACCATTTGCTCCGCCCGAAGCATTAAAATGGTCGATATACGCCATAAAACCACGGTAAAACTCTATGCCGAGTTCACTATTAGCACCGGTAAAGGCGGCAGACATACCAAACGTCAACTCACGAGGGGCATCCGCTCTGGCTGGGACGCCGGATAAGGCCAGACACGCAAGCAGAAGCAGGGTCGTTGCACAACGCAATATGAAACTCATTTTTAGCACGGACAATTTATGCCATTCATACAAAAAAAGCGCAACCAATCTACTACTTTTCCTTGGCTGGCACACGGATGAAATTTCGTTCAATACCAACACACTCCATACACACCGTCAGAGCCGTGGCATGTATGAATAAAGAACACATTTTACAATGCGTTCAACTATAAAACCGTACTTTCTAAGTGGGAGATTAAACGGCGTGAACGAACTCACAACTCATGGAACCGTCTTCATCAACAGTCACTAGAGCTAAAGAACCAGACTCTCCTAAAGACCCTGGATTGAGAAGCTGAACGTTTTCAACCACTGACCAATCTCTGGCATGGGTATGTCCATAACAGACCAAATCATACTCTTCCCCAAAGGCCTGAGCCACGACAGCCGGCACTTGGGGACGCGGTCCCCACCCATGGGTGACGCCAACGGTCAATGGTCCCAGTTTGACGGACAACATGGGTTTGAGCATATCAGCCAATTGTGGGTC
This genomic window contains:
- a CDS encoding ABC transporter substrate-binding protein — translated: MSFILRCATTLLLLACLALSGVPARADAPRELTFGMSAAFTGANSELGIEFYRGFMAYIDHFNASGGANGWTIKVIPANDGYNPAPCFQNTIRFIDQDDVFALFSYVGTPTTTHILPLLQKFEDRNIFLLFPFTGAQPLRAEPFGKYVYNLRASYFDETRGLVDRLVAIGRKRIGVFYQSDAYGRTGWDGVHRALERHGLLVSGEAAYRRGASFSQDFSSEVALLMESDPEAIIVVGTYASQAAFIRDARNAGYQAPIAGLSFADSDKMLEMLVTEGNRVHRDYTNNLINSQVVPSYTDESLPGVRLYRKIMEDYQYEPVAQNDDYTPRKFSYVSFEGFLNGIVLGEMVTRMADNPLKTRIPEVLASIKDFDLGIGVKADFSRNGHQGLDTVYFTTVIDGLFQAVEDWEQWR
- a CDS encoding metallophosphoesterase family protein; translated protein: MKIAVISDTHMSSVPAWLDEVYSTWLAPADVLVHCGDITSFATWAYFMQHDHFICVRGNCDWDPQLADMLKPMLSVKLGPLTVGVTHGWGPRPQVPAVVAQAFGEEYDLVCYGHTHARDWSVVENVQLLNPGSLGESGSLALVTVDEDGSMSCEFVHAV